The following proteins are co-located in the Candidatus Nanosynbacter sp. HMT-352 genome:
- a CDS encoding type II secretion system protein — MGNKQKGFTIIEVILFVAISGLLTSMLMVGVSMSINRQQYRDSVQSYAGFLRNEYSKVVNVENERSKGTCPIEGSDGQAETLRGQSDCVIVGRYITTEGSLGSTDGNLYKTYPVYAYRSDKGSAWTYKRGAESDKYIVNWQAKTRFSNQAKDSAYISILMYRHPETGQLDIRTDTSRFGDNLTDFVNNKNSAGVVQSAGEQRQQREICVYDDGWLPGERLSIFLRSHAGSADAIVMGNATGGCADA; from the coding sequence ATGGGCAATAAACAAAAAGGTTTTACTATAATTGAAGTGATTTTGTTTGTGGCTATTTCTGGTTTGCTGACCTCTATGCTGATGGTTGGCGTAAGTATGTCAATTAATCGTCAGCAATATCGCGATTCGGTGCAGTCTTATGCTGGTTTTTTGCGAAATGAGTACTCGAAGGTGGTCAATGTTGAGAATGAGAGATCTAAGGGCACTTGTCCAATTGAAGGCTCTGATGGTCAAGCTGAAACTCTACGTGGACAATCTGATTGTGTGATCGTCGGTCGCTATATTACCACTGAAGGTTCTCTGGGCTCGACGGACGGCAATCTGTACAAAACTTATCCAGTTTATGCCTATAGATCAGATAAGGGTAGCGCGTGGACTTATAAACGCGGCGCTGAGTCTGATAAATATATCGTTAATTGGCAAGCAAAAACTAGGTTTTCTAACCAAGCTAAGGATAGTGCGTATATTTCTATTTTGATGTACCGTCATCCAGAGACGGGGCAGTTGGATATTAGAACTGACACGAGCCGATTCGGTGACAATTTAACTGATTTCGTCAATAATAAAAATAGTGCTGGAGTTGTGCAATCTGCTGGCGAGCAGCGTCAACAGAGGGAAATTTGTGTTTATGATGACGGCTGGCTACCGGGGGAGAGATTATCTATTTTCCTACGATCGCATGCAGGTTCTGCTGATGCTATAGTTATGGGTAATGCGACAGGAGGTTGTGCTGATGCGTAA
- a CDS encoding type II secretion system protein, producing MRKLNRGDTLVEVLLGVTIFSLVAVIALETMNRGMAIAQYSLETTLVRQQIDAQAEMLRYAHDMKNDTWKKLVDNNSVSVSAVNSNEGNLGAEKCPDDFSTKEFALAATPSLASKISILNNPGDYKPAETYARVDSDTKKTYGISVRLVKPSTTVGSRDSNKYDAYIKACWMPVGSKMPATIGTIVRLYDSGL from the coding sequence ATGCGTAAGCTTAACAGGGGCGACACACTTGTTGAAGTGCTGCTTGGAGTAACCATTTTTAGTCTAGTTGCCGTTATTGCATTAGAAACTATGAATCGCGGGATGGCTATTGCTCAGTATTCTTTAGAGACGACGTTGGTTCGCCAACAGATTGACGCTCAGGCTGAAATGCTAAGATATGCGCATGATATGAAAAATGACACTTGGAAGAAATTGGTAGACAATAATTCGGTGAGCGTTTCTGCTGTTAATAGCAATGAAGGAAACTTGGGTGCTGAGAAATGTCCTGATGATTTTTCTACGAAAGAGTTTGCTTTGGCTGCGACGCCTTCACTTGCTTCGAAGATTAGTATATTGAACAATCCTGGCGATTATAAACCAGCAGAAACGTACGCGCGGGTTGATAGCGATACTAAAAAAACGTATGGAATATCTGTTAGATTGGTTAAGCCGAGTACGACTGTCGGGAGCAGGGATAGCAATAAATATGATGCGTACATAAAAGCGTGCTGGATGCCAGTTGGCAGTAAAATGCCGGCAACTATTGGTACAATTGTGAGGTTATATGATTCGGGACTATAA
- a CDS encoding PilW family protein — protein MIRDYKKGFTLIELMLAMSFISVLLLSIAMVGIQAGKMYSRGIVLRDVNQAGRDISDTIRRDFLQANAEKIDSTGLRVPNNSNWSTGRLCLGSHSYVWNNPKYLDDPSLLGGNSLFKVNGNPVNLVRVVDADSGLCKKDASGKYPETVDLAKSSNLLRAINSGDGSIGVHEVTLEKVTSDNSREALYKLTFTLGTSKMSEIRNSSCKAPTEDDSNFEFCAINKFEMIVRTNG, from the coding sequence ATGATTCGGGACTATAAAAAGGGATTTACACTTATCGAATTGATGCTCGCTATGAGTTTTATCTCTGTTCTTTTGTTGTCGATTGCTATGGTGGGTATTCAAGCGGGAAAAATGTATAGTAGAGGAATTGTGCTTCGTGATGTTAATCAAGCGGGGCGGGATATTTCAGACACTATCCGACGTGATTTTCTTCAGGCGAATGCTGAAAAGATTGATAGTACGGGGTTGAGGGTGCCGAATAATAGCAATTGGTCAACTGGTCGACTTTGTCTTGGCTCTCATTCTTATGTGTGGAATAATCCAAAGTATTTGGACGATCCTAGCCTGTTGGGCGGAAATAGCCTGTTTAAGGTTAATGGTAATCCAGTGAATTTGGTGCGCGTAGTTGATGCGGATAGTGGATTGTGTAAAAAAGATGCTTCTGGCAAATATCCGGAAACCGTCGATCTTGCGAAATCGTCCAATTTGCTCAGGGCTATCAATAGCGGCGATGGCTCAATTGGTGTACACGAAGTTACATTAGAAAAGGTTACCTCAGACAATTCAAGGGAGGCGCTGTATAAATTGACCTTTACGCTGGGGACGAGCAAGATGAGTGAAATAAGGAATTCTTCCTGTAAAGCTCCGACTGAAGATGATAGCAATTTTGAGTTCTGTGCTATAAATAAATTTGAGATGATTGTGAGGACAAATGGGTAA